The proteins below come from a single Limosilactobacillus reuteri genomic window:
- the rpmG gene encoding 50S ribosomal protein L33, translated as MRVNITLECTSCHERTYLTSKNRRHNPDRLELNKYCPREQKVTLHRETK; from the coding sequence ATGCGTGTCAACATTACACTTGAATGTACTTCATGCCACGAACGGACTTACTTAACTAGCAAGAACCGTCGTCACAACCCAGATCGTCTTGAATTAAACAAGTACTGTCCACGGGAACAAAAGGTTACATTACATCGGGAAACTAAGTAA
- a CDS encoding ROK family glucokinase, producing the protein MAKKLIGVDLGGTTIKFAILTENGEIQQKWSLRTNILDDGSHIVPDIINSINHHLDLYKMSRDQFIGIGMGTPGTIDREKGTVIGAYNLNWKTTQNVKEEIEQGTGMQFALDNDANVAALGERWKGAGNEGDDVAFITLGTGVGGGLISNGKLIHGVVGAGGEVGHMIVKPDGYLCTCGNHGCLEQYASATGIVHIAQDKAEEYEGNSRLKAMIDNGDEITAKIVFDLAKENDYLANTVVDEVCFYLGLATANLSNALNPEYLVIGGGVSAAGEFLLKRVKQNFEKFAFPTVRTSTQLKLAELGNDAGVIGAASLARQFVNAD; encoded by the coding sequence ATGGCTAAGAAATTAATTGGTGTTGACCTTGGTGGTACTACTATCAAGTTTGCAATTTTAACGGAGAACGGTGAGATTCAACAAAAGTGGTCTTTGCGGACTAACATTTTGGATGATGGTTCACACATTGTGCCAGACATCATTAACTCAATTAATCACCACCTTGATTTATATAAAATGTCTCGAGACCAATTTATTGGAATCGGAATGGGAACTCCCGGAACAATTGATCGTGAAAAGGGAACTGTTATTGGTGCCTACAACTTAAACTGGAAGACAACTCAAAATGTTAAAGAAGAGATTGAACAAGGCACTGGGATGCAATTTGCTCTTGATAACGATGCTAACGTTGCTGCACTTGGTGAACGTTGGAAGGGCGCTGGTAATGAAGGTGACGATGTTGCATTTATTACTTTAGGTACCGGTGTTGGTGGTGGACTTATCTCCAATGGTAAGCTTATCCACGGTGTCGTTGGTGCCGGTGGTGAAGTTGGTCACATGATTGTTAAGCCAGATGGATACCTTTGTACTTGTGGAAACCATGGATGTCTTGAACAATACGCATCCGCTACTGGAATTGTTCATATCGCTCAAGATAAGGCGGAAGAATATGAAGGTAACAGTCGTTTGAAGGCAATGATTGATAACGGTGACGAAATTACAGCCAAGATTGTTTTTGACCTTGCTAAGGAAAATGATTATCTTGCTAATACTGTTGTTGATGAAGTTTGCTTCTACCTCGGTTTAGCAACTGCCAACTTAAGTAACGCATTGAACCCTGAATACCTTGTTATCGGTGGTGGAGTTTCCGCAGCTGGTGAATTCCTTTTGAAGCGGGTAAAGCAAAACTTTGAAAAATTTGCCTTCCCAACAGTTCGGACTTCAACTCAATTGAAGTTAGCTGAATTAGGTAATGATGCTGGTGTTATCGGTGCTGCTTCATTAGCTCGTCAGTTTGTAAACGCAGATTAA
- a CDS encoding rhodanese-like domain-containing protein, with protein MILNAVIIIILLVWIFSWAFQTYRRKRYATVLSQDDFKQGMRKAQVIDLRQENDFKQGHILGARNLPYPYLRQQYGELRKDLPVYLYDEGMTLSTQAAAFLGKHGYNHLYILKDGYRAWDGKTKKSKY; from the coding sequence ATGATTCTTAATGCAGTCATTATAATCATCTTGTTAGTATGGATTTTTAGCTGGGCATTTCAGACTTACCGTCGAAAGAGATATGCAACTGTCCTTAGTCAAGATGACTTTAAGCAAGGAATGCGAAAAGCACAGGTTATTGACTTGCGACAAGAAAATGATTTTAAACAAGGTCACATTCTTGGTGCACGTAACTTGCCTTATCCATATCTTCGTCAACAATATGGCGAATTGCGGAAGGACTTGCCGGTTTACTTATATGATGAAGGAATGACATTAAGTACCCAGGCCGCTGCATTTTTAGGTAAGCATGGGTATAACCACCTTTATATCTTAAAAGATGGTTATCGTGCGTGGGATGGTAAAACTAAGAAGTCCAAGTATTAA
- the miaA gene encoding tRNA (adenosine(37)-N6)-dimethylallyltransferase MiaA, giving the protein MNKVIAIVGPTAVGKTALSIKLAHEFDGEVISGDSMQVYRRLDIGTAKVTPEEMGDVPHHLIDICNIEERFSAARFKKLADQKIDEIAQRNHLPIIAGGTGFYLQTLTDNLALGSDQFDQQTLEIRNHWKRVAEEKGAEYVWEQLNDLDPVASTRIPKSNTRRVIRALEVIKKTGQLFSNQPQFKATNDFLLIGLTTARPVLYDRINKRVDLMIQNGLLEEAKWLFDQGGENLPAGKGIGYHELFPYFCGEISLAEAVEKIKQDSRHYAKRQLTWFRNKADTHWFDILRHPDDINQIKQFINDWLKK; this is encoded by the coding sequence ATGAATAAAGTAATCGCAATTGTCGGTCCAACCGCTGTAGGAAAAACTGCACTATCAATAAAACTGGCACATGAATTTGATGGGGAAGTAATTTCTGGTGATTCGATGCAAGTTTATCGCCGCCTTGATATTGGAACGGCAAAAGTTACTCCCGAAGAAATGGGGGATGTGCCGCACCATCTCATTGATATCTGCAATATTGAAGAGCGTTTTTCTGCAGCCCGTTTTAAGAAACTTGCTGACCAAAAAATAGACGAAATAGCTCAACGTAATCATTTACCGATTATTGCAGGCGGAACTGGATTTTATCTTCAAACCTTAACAGATAATCTAGCATTGGGAAGTGACCAGTTTGACCAACAAACACTTGAAATTCGTAACCATTGGAAAAGAGTTGCTGAGGAAAAGGGAGCCGAGTACGTTTGGGAGCAATTAAACGACTTGGATCCGGTAGCTAGTACTCGGATCCCCAAATCTAATACTCGCCGGGTTATTCGGGCTTTAGAGGTAATTAAGAAAACGGGTCAATTATTTTCCAACCAACCACAGTTCAAAGCAACAAATGATTTTCTCTTGATTGGCCTGACTACTGCTCGTCCTGTTTTATATGATCGGATTAATAAGCGAGTCGATTTGATGATTCAAAACGGCTTGTTAGAAGAAGCAAAATGGTTATTTGATCAAGGAGGAGAAAATCTGCCAGCAGGTAAAGGAATTGGGTACCATGAATTATTTCCTTATTTTTGTGGCGAGATTAGCCTAGCTGAGGCAGTTGAAAAAATTAAGCAGGATTCTCGCCATTATGCTAAAAGGCAGTTGACGTGGTTTAGAAATAAGGCTGATACTCACTGGTTTGATATTTTGCGTCATCCCGATGATATTAATCAAATTAAGCAGTTTATAAATGATTGGTTAAAAAAATAA
- a CDS encoding 5-formyltetrahydrofolate cyclo-ligase: MAYSKKELRQAYIARLQQLDLNTRLYEERKLASLLYDQPEWTGAKTIAVTLSQSFEIDTAPIILHARHKGQQIVVPRTLPHRQMEFVELNEDTDFDETSFGILEPHDGKVYSPDEIDLMVVPGVAFTASGNRLGFGGGYYDRYLKNYKGPKVSMALTTQLAEESEWEPEEFDQRIDKVLYLPGI, from the coding sequence ATGGCTTATTCAAAGAAAGAGTTACGACAAGCATATATTGCGCGCCTTCAACAATTAGATTTAAACACCCGTCTTTACGAAGAGCGAAAGTTAGCATCTTTGCTATATGATCAACCTGAATGGACAGGGGCTAAAACAATTGCTGTTACTTTAAGTCAATCTTTTGAAATTGATACTGCACCTATTATCCTTCATGCGCGTCATAAGGGCCAGCAGATTGTTGTTCCACGGACGTTGCCCCATCGTCAAATGGAATTTGTTGAATTAAATGAGGATACCGATTTCGACGAGACGTCTTTTGGTATTTTAGAGCCACATGATGGCAAAGTTTATTCTCCAGATGAGATTGATTTGATGGTTGTTCCTGGAGTAGCCTTTACCGCATCTGGTAACAGGTTGGGCTTTGGCGGCGGTTATTATGATCGTTACCTAAAAAACTATAAGGGCCCTAAAGTTTCAATGGCATTGACAACGCAACTGGCTGAAGAAAGCGAATGGGAACCAGAAGAATTCGATCAGCGAATAGATAAAGTGTTGTATTTACCGGGGATATAG
- a CDS encoding peptidoglycan D,D-transpeptidase FtsI family protein — MNLFGSRTKKRQNAQSIIPFRLNMLLWIVGILLLALTIRLFYLQVLQGTSFKAEVKRSDTTTQTNNVQRGMVYDSQGNVLVGNQTHQAITYTKGANVTTDQLYQIANRLGKYVSVSNKNSRLTDRNEEDYYLADKERLKSVLKHVKTSDADSEDTKYNKALEYLSKHPDSWELTDQQKNNARIYAAMSGAYSLSTTYIKETGVSAKELAAVGEHLNEMPGVKIGTSWTRNYPQGTDIQSLTGTVSTTGLPSDEVNSLLAQGYSRNDSVGQSYLEKQFQSTLAGSKSQTEVTTNGNDVTKEKTKYPGKKGDNLVLTINSKFQKQVQSILKNNYSAAGNQYSTGVYAVVMNPNTGAIYAMAGIDRDPATGKETPDEIGAINHPITMGSVVKPAMVMGALMDGVITPTNNTLTDMPIKLAGTSSKGSWFNHGGSANMAINAATALEVSSNSYMMQLLMKEAGMKYTPNAQITMKPSIFAKARGYFNMFGLGVKTGIDLPGETSGYTGPADQKHIGSALDLSYGNYDGYTLIQLAQYMSTIANGGTRMRPYIVKEIRGTKANGQLGAVEYTTKPQVQLTIPASKADFDVVKQGLYQVVHGSNRYVTGKPLASVKPSVSGKTGTAETYYKSHSTTTLSFAGFAPSDNPQVVVALAIPGASNSDGGANLTMAKQIFEAYWKTVQSPKGFGD; from the coding sequence ATGAACTTGTTTGGTTCACGTACCAAAAAGCGTCAAAATGCGCAGTCAATTATTCCATTCCGGCTGAACATGCTATTATGGATTGTTGGTATCTTGTTATTAGCGTTAACTATTCGACTGTTTTATCTTCAAGTTCTGCAAGGAACATCATTTAAAGCGGAAGTAAAGCGATCAGATACAACAACGCAGACGAATAATGTACAACGGGGGATGGTTTATGATTCACAAGGGAATGTTCTTGTTGGTAATCAAACTCATCAAGCCATTACCTATACTAAAGGGGCTAATGTAACTACTGATCAGCTCTATCAGATTGCTAATCGTTTAGGAAAATATGTGTCTGTTTCTAATAAAAATTCGCGCTTAACTGATCGAAATGAAGAGGATTATTACCTTGCTGATAAAGAGCGGCTTAAGAGTGTTTTGAAACATGTCAAGACTTCAGATGCCGATTCTGAAGATACTAAATATAATAAAGCTCTCGAATATTTGAGCAAGCATCCTGATTCATGGGAACTTACAGATCAGCAAAAGAATAATGCCCGAATTTATGCGGCAATGAGTGGAGCATATTCCCTTTCGACAACTTATATTAAAGAAACGGGTGTTAGTGCTAAAGAGCTTGCAGCAGTTGGAGAACACTTGAATGAAATGCCAGGGGTAAAGATTGGAACGTCTTGGACTCGTAATTACCCCCAAGGTACAGATATTCAATCGTTAACAGGAACTGTCTCAACTACTGGTTTACCAAGTGATGAAGTTAACTCATTGCTTGCTCAAGGATATTCTCGAAATGATAGCGTTGGACAAAGTTATCTGGAAAAACAGTTCCAATCAACTTTAGCTGGTTCGAAGTCACAAACTGAAGTTACTACTAACGGAAATGATGTAACTAAAGAAAAGACTAAGTACCCTGGTAAGAAGGGTGATAACCTTGTATTAACGATTAATTCAAAATTCCAAAAGCAAGTTCAATCGATTTTGAAAAACAATTACTCAGCTGCCGGAAACCAGTATTCCACTGGGGTATATGCAGTAGTAATGAATCCAAATACCGGTGCAATTTATGCGATGGCAGGAATTGACCGTGACCCAGCAACAGGTAAAGAAACCCCTGATGAAATTGGTGCTATCAACCACCCAATTACGATGGGTTCAGTTGTAAAGCCGGCGATGGTCATGGGGGCATTAATGGATGGTGTAATTACGCCAACAAATAATACCTTAACCGATATGCCAATTAAGCTTGCCGGAACTTCATCTAAGGGATCATGGTTTAACCATGGTGGATCAGCAAATATGGCAATTAATGCAGCAACGGCGCTCGAAGTTTCTTCCAACTCTTATATGATGCAACTACTCATGAAAGAAGCAGGAATGAAATATACACCAAATGCGCAAATTACGATGAAGCCAAGTATTTTTGCTAAAGCGCGAGGTTACTTCAACATGTTTGGACTAGGGGTTAAAACTGGAATCGACTTGCCTGGTGAAACAAGCGGTTATACAGGACCTGCTGACCAAAAGCATATCGGTTCAGCACTTGACTTGTCATATGGTAACTATGATGGTTATACTTTGATTCAACTTGCCCAATATATGTCTACTATTGCTAACGGTGGTACCCGGATGCGCCCATACATTGTTAAAGAAATCCGTGGTACGAAAGCCAATGGTCAACTTGGTGCCGTTGAATATACAACAAAGCCCCAAGTTCAATTAACCATTCCTGCTTCTAAAGCTGACTTTGATGTCGTTAAACAAGGGCTTTATCAAGTGGTTCATGGTTCTAACCGTTATGTTACTGGTAAACCGTTGGCATCTGTTAAACCATCAGTATCTGGTAAGACAGGGACTGCCGAAACCTACTACAAGTCGCACTCAACAACTACGCTAAGTTTTGCTGGATTTGCGCCATCTGATAATCCACAAGTTGTAGTTGCTTTGGCTATTCCAGGAGCTTCAAATTCCGATGGTGGTGCCAACCTGACAATGGCAAAACAAATTTTTGAAGCCTACTGGAAGACTGTTCAGAGTCCTAAGGGTTTCGGTGACTAA
- a CDS encoding DUF3042 family protein, protein MKQLAKGILVGSLATVAAIASGVLTFHKTVIKPAEEEEEKFDQNRRAAIRKGRSAHQL, encoded by the coding sequence ATGAAACAATTAGCAAAAGGTATTTTAGTTGGTAGTTTAGCAACAGTTGCTGCCATTGCTAGCGGGGTTCTCACTTTCCATAAAACTGTCATTAAGCCAGCGGAAGAAGAAGAAGAAAAGTTTGATCAAAACCGTCGAGCTGCTATCCGTAAGGGCCGCTCAGCACACCAACTTTAA
- the glnA gene encoding type I glutamate--ammonia ligase: MGKHVFTKDEVRQMVKDEDIHFLRVMFTDLLGTIKSVDLPVSQLDKLMDNKIMFDGSSIDGFVRIEESDMYLYPDMSTWLAFPWGAEHGKVARVICSVYKTDGTPFEGDPRNNLKRVLEDMRKMGFKDFNIGPEPEFFLFKTDEKGNPTTNLNDKENYFDMEPADPGEDCRRDIVLALEKMGFDVEAAHHEVAPGQHEVDFKYSDALEAADNIQTFKFVVKTIAKKYGFHATFMPKPLSGINGSGMHLNMSLFSQDGTNAFFDENDKDKLSATAYHFLGGLMKHARSYTAICNPIVNSYKRLVPGYEAPVYVAWSTSNRSPLVRIPSDRGMGTRLELRSADPSANPYLAIAAVLEAGLDGLRNNLPPIHNVDENIYTMTKAERAEKDIHDLPDTLHNALKSLANDEVIKSSMGEHLYNNFMEAKTREYASYRQHVSDWERQHYMEQY, translated from the coding sequence ATGGGTAAACACGTATTTACAAAAGATGAAGTTCGCCAAATGGTAAAGGATGAAGATATTCATTTCTTACGAGTTATGTTTACTGACTTATTAGGAACGATTAAGAGCGTTGACTTACCAGTTAGTCAGTTAGATAAATTGATGGATAACAAAATTATGTTTGATGGTTCTTCAATTGATGGATTTGTTCGGATTGAAGAAAGTGACATGTATCTTTACCCAGATATGTCCACTTGGCTTGCATTCCCTTGGGGTGCTGAACACGGGAAGGTTGCGCGGGTAATCTGCAGTGTTTACAAGACTGATGGTACTCCATTTGAAGGTGACCCCCGTAACAACTTAAAGCGGGTTCTTGAAGATATGCGGAAGATGGGCTTCAAAGACTTTAACATTGGACCTGAGCCAGAATTCTTCCTCTTCAAGACTGATGAAAAGGGTAACCCAACTACCAATCTTAACGATAAGGAAAATTACTTTGACATGGAACCAGCAGATCCTGGTGAAGATTGCCGTCGTGACATCGTCTTAGCTCTTGAAAAGATGGGCTTTGATGTTGAAGCTGCTCACCATGAAGTTGCTCCTGGTCAGCATGAAGTTGACTTCAAGTACTCAGATGCTTTAGAAGCCGCTGATAACATCCAAACATTTAAGTTCGTTGTTAAAACAATTGCTAAGAAGTATGGTTTCCATGCCACCTTTATGCCTAAGCCGCTTTCTGGTATTAATGGTTCAGGAATGCACCTCAACATGTCATTGTTTAGTCAAGATGGCACTAACGCCTTCTTTGATGAAAATGATAAAGATAAGCTTTCCGCAACTGCTTACCATTTCTTGGGCGGTTTGATGAAGCATGCACGAAGCTACACTGCAATTTGCAACCCAATCGTCAACTCTTATAAGCGATTGGTTCCAGGTTATGAAGCCCCGGTTTATGTTGCTTGGTCAACTTCTAACCGGTCACCACTTGTGCGAATTCCGAGTGATCGTGGAATGGGAACACGACTTGAGTTACGGTCAGCAGATCCATCAGCTAACCCATATCTTGCAATCGCTGCTGTTCTTGAAGCTGGTTTAGATGGTTTACGCAACAACTTACCACCAATTCATAATGTTGATGAAAACATCTATACGATGACGAAAGCAGAACGAGCTGAAAAAGATATTCATGATTTACCAGATACTTTACACAATGCATTAAAGTCTTTGGCTAACGATGAGGTTATCAAGAGTTCAATGGGTGAACACCTCTATAACAACTTTATGGAAGCCAAGACTCGTGAATATGCTTCATATCGTCAACACGTTTCTGACTGGGAACGGCAACACTATATGGAACAATACTAA